The DNA window GCTCTACCATTACTTTGTTACTTTGTTAGGCTATAGTTTTTGTAAAGCTAATTTGTACTCTTCATTTTCATTCCAACCATTTTTATAATATGTTTTTCTCTATGTAAGTTGTAACACTTGATAGTAGTAGCATGGATTGTTCCAACACTAATATCAAGTTCCTCATGGTTCCATTTGATGTGATCTATGTTTTTATGAGTATGAATCGAATGCGATGCTCTGAAGTTTACAACACTCACACATTTTGCGTACAACCCACTTGCCTGTACCTGTTTTGACTAGATTTGATTATAAACATGTGACctataatataaaatttgaaataagTTTACAATTTGCACTTAAAAGTTGGTTTGTATCCAAGTCTTTGTTAGGATATATGATGAAACTAGTCTTTGCAAGGTTAGAATAATCCTCATCTTGAGTTAGCTTTTGAATTGAGTTAGGCCTAACTCCATATTTAGTGTATAATATCAAAAACGAAATCTGTTATACGATATCTTAAACAATATTTGCATGCAATTTTCGATAGAAACTCATTGAAGCTGATAACCTCGGTTTGACATTAGGTGATCTCGTCGATTTGAAAGGTGCGTAAAGGTGTTATTTTCTTTAATAAGTTAGTTAATTTAGAACAATTGGCGAATCAAATtaagttttctttttaaacaATAAACAGACAATATATTATCTCTTCTCATAAGAATAGCCAAGTACATGAATGTCAGAAACTGTATTTCCTTACAAAAACAGTCATAATTTCATGGATGAATTGATTGAATAAAAGCTACAAGTCGTTTCCAATTCAGTCTAAgaaaaaaaacagaatatatCTCAAGCTGTTTAACTCAATGCTAGATTCTGCTAACAGTGCAACAATCTACCTTCTCCAATAGCCTTGAAGGTTGAACCGAATGTCGATCGACCACTTGCGTCGCCGCGTATTTAATAGCCGGAGAACATAAACATTCCTTAACCAGCAATCTTGTAACTTGGATTCGCCAAGTTATCTATACCAGAAACAACTTGAATAGATTCTATGACATCACCAACCTTAAGGTCTGCTAAGAAATCTTCATTTTCTGTTACATAGCCAAAAACAGCATATCTACCATCCAATATATTGGCATTGCTCGGAGTTAGCTCACTTTCTTTCAATAGCCAAAATACTTGGCTAGAGCCAGAGTTGTCCTCAAATTCCTACTCAACAAACAAAAACGTAGTAAACGAACCGTTCGTTTGTTACAACTATTCTAGAAAAGTGATTAACATGCGTAAAGAATGGCCATTTCGAAGAATATACTCTTACCTCTCTTGCCATTGCCATTGTCCCAAATGCATTAAACGGAAGCTTTGTCTGAGCCTTGTATAGACCAAGCTCCTGTCCAAACGCATTAAACGTTAATTATTGGTATGCATTGTCAGTGTAAACAAGTTTTAGACAAGCATTCAATCAATCGAGGATTACCTCTAGAGTTTCTCCATAAACAGGCGCCTTTTCTCCCTCTACCATAATTTCTAAAGGCACAGTCCTTATTTTCTCGGTACTAGGATCGATAAAACCCTCGGCAGGACCTTCAGGGTCACCCGTTTGGACAACAAACCCGTCCGCTGcacaaaaaagacaaaaacaaaacaaaagaatacCATCTTGGTGAAATGTATATAACCAGAGCGCCTATTTTTGAAATCCATATACAAAATTGCATATTTCAATAATGAAAAAACAAAACCGTGCGCTAAATATTGGATTTATTACATCTCTGAATCTCCATGCCATCATAGAAGTGTCTTTCTACCAAGTCGACAAAATTGCCTGCAGTTACGGGGGCATTATAACCATCAAGAACTATGTGAAAAACACATTCCTCCACGTTTGGATTGTCTTTAATCTTGACCTTCATATCTACAGCTGCTCTCCCTTTCAATAAAGGCATGTTTCGGTATTCCTCAGGCACTTCGTATGGAAATCCGTCTACCATGTCTTCTTCAATACTGCAGAAATGCAATGCCCCAGGAACATCTCAGCTGCAGTCAATCAAAGGCTATATATGAGGATTGATGTTTTTGTCGGTTTATTAAACCAGTGATCTAAAGGCCACAAACAAATCATGTCGTCAAAATTTCATTGGCCGATAGTTAGTCCAACATTATGATAACCAGAACAACTTAACTAATCATCCACTGGTTAGAACAATAGCATAGTTTGTTGACTAGGTAGACGTTTAGTCGAGGTTTATTGACTTGGCCTAATGGGTATACGTTAACACCTATAGTATATTTAAGGACTATAGAGCAATTTATCGATTAGAACAATTGCTTATTCTTACTGAGAAAATCGAGGGAAGGATAGGGTCTATATGTGGTTTATGCAGGTGATTTAGTAATCAAGAGATACTCACCCTCCAACATATTGAAGAAGTTCTTTCTGTTTTGGTCCAACAGAGCTTCGATTCCTATCTTGTAATATCAGTTCAAACTCATCGATACCAGCTTCCAGCTTATCAAGTAGTTCGATTCCATGTTCTTTCTTTGACTCAGCTAAACCCGATACAATTAAAGTCTTCCCTTGCTTGAGAGCTCGAGAAGCCTGCCTCAAATTCTGCATATTACGTAAAATAACTCAGTTTCTATCCTTATAGAAAAGTTAAACGATTACCATCGAGCTGATACCACAAAGACACTAGGGAAATGTAAAACCTCTAAATAAAAAGAATAGGAATCTTACTCTTTCGACAGAGTCAAGTGCCTTGACACCAGAAATCTTGAGACTCTCTGTAATATCTTCAAGCGGTTTTTGCACTTCTCTAATCGCCTTATTGTCAATAGGAAGCGCATATCTCAACAATGCACCGGGGTCCTTAATCGGCGGTCCAGATATCAATACAGACAAATCAGATAACGCAGAGTTAGCTGCTTGCGCATTGTTAGGCCATCCCAATGTAGGAACTCCCGTTATTAACCCGACCGCAAGTGCTATAGATATCACACTTTGCTTGATGCAAAATGACTTCCCTTTCTGCACAAAAACTTAACACAATAAGCTTTGTAATGATTCGAATCATACATAGCAATAATCTCAAGTCTGATTACAATACTTTCAAATCTAGGTTGGAATAAACTAATTATATACATGaacataaaatgaataaaaaaacactaaaaatacAAATTTCATCTTCCAAACATCTATTCTAAACAAGATAAAGTCATTAAACTAAACTTTTTGCTAATGGGGTATCATATCTTCACATCAATGTGCATAATCCtcagaatttcaaaataaaatttgttcTTAAGAAATATTCAGAATCAAATTgtgattaaaaaaacaaatttttaagaAACTTACATGTTTATGATCAAATTGAGAATGATGGGTTGGTGGTGGTTGGTAAGAGCAACGAGTAGTGAAAGTTCGAAGTCCAAGATTGGTATGAGAGAATGAGTAATTGAGAGGCTTAGAATGAGTATTGGAGTGAAACAAAATGGGGGTAGAGGCAAAGTTGGAACAGTAGTGACGAGGGATTATGGATGATGCCATTGAAATCACAGAGAAAGAGACAGACAATGGAAGTGGAAGTTAGAACATGGAATAGATAGATAAGGTTTTGAGcaatgttttgaggtttatgttTTGTTATTATGTTGGTGGGAATGTCTTCATCCATTCATCTTGATACTCAGGATAAGATAGCATAACATTGGACCCGCTTAATAATATTGGatatataaatcaattttattttattttaaaaaaaatactaaattaaattattatttttcctaTGTTCCCTCTATAAGTAgttatattcaaaatacaaacacTAAAGCTGTATTTGGATAACATAAAATAGAATACAACTGTCAAAATGGACTATCCGGTCTTAAACAGGCCGTCCCTAACAGATCCTGCTTTTTAGGGCTGGGTTAAAAAGACCCCGTGTAATATGAGCTCGAGATTTATTACCTGAGTCTGATCCTAGATGAGCTTCGGACTATCCGGTCCTAAATGGGCTTTTTATTTAAAACGAAGGGAGCATAGTAGAGTAGAATGAAGTAGAATAAAATGGAGTGGAATGAAAATTTTATTTCATTGTTAAAAAATTTTAAGATGGAAGAAGGCTAATTCTTTGTTCCTATTGGATGGGGAaaatatggtggtaagtgatggaatgaaaTACATACCATTTCATTCCGCTCTATccaattttaaataattcaaacaataaaaTACCATTTCATCCCATCACATACTGCTCTAGTCCATACGGTTCCTTAGTCCAAACAAAGCTTAAATGCCAATTTGTTTCCCAGGTGGAATGCCATCTAAATGTGTGTATGGTCAAAACTAATAATTTCAGCTtctaaaaaatcacttaaatattatatttggaaTGTGATAAAATTATCTCAAACGACAAATCAAACATATTGTTAATTAAACACATTGACAACGACGGAATATATGAGTTAACTTATTTGGTTAGATTCAACCATGGATTGGCATGCGTGACCATGCCACGTAGAGCAAATCTAGCTCAACTCAAGTTCTTTGATTTGTTTAGCTCAACTTGGACATTCTTCCTAGCTCGAGTTTTCACTTTGTTGAGATACACCAAAATCCTTCTAAAAGCTTTTCATATGGCATGTCACGTGGCTGGCATAGATGATGACGTTAGATGCATGTGCTCAACTCTAAGCTCATGTACGGAAGAGTGATGTAAGATGCACGTGCTCAACTCCCGTACGGAAGAATGACGTAAGTTGCACATGCTCAACTCCACGTTCCTATATGGACGAAATGTATGGACCTAAGAGATAAAACCCAATGGGTCT is part of the Vicia villosa cultivar HV-30 ecotype Madison, WI linkage group LG2, Vvil1.0, whole genome shotgun sequence genome and encodes:
- the LOC131652745 gene encoding peptidyl-prolyl cis-trans isomerase CYP38, chloroplastic-like; this translates as MASSIIPRHYCSNFASTPILFHSNTHSKPLNYSFSHTNLGLRTFTTRCSYQPPPTHHSQFDHKHKGKSFCIKQSVISIALAVGLITGVPTLGWPNNAQAANSALSDLSVLISGPPIKDPGALLRYALPIDNKAIREVQKPLEDITESLKISGVKALDSVERNLRQASRALKQGKTLIVSGLAESKKEHGIELLDKLEAGIDEFELILQDRNRSSVGPKQKELLQYVGGIEEDMVDGFPYEVPEEYRNMPLLKGRAAVDMKVKIKDNPNVEECVFHIVLDGYNAPVTAGNFVDLVERHFYDGMEIQRSDGFVVQTGDPEGPAEGFIDPSTEKIRTVPLEIMVEGEKAPVYGETLEELGLYKAQTKLPFNAFGTMAMAREEFEDNSGSSQVFWLLKESELTPSNANILDGRYAVFGYVTENEDFLADLKVGDVIESIQVVSGIDNLANPSYKIAG